In the genome of Vanacampus margaritifer isolate UIUO_Vmar chromosome 1, RoL_Vmar_1.0, whole genome shotgun sequence, one region contains:
- the LOC144054277 gene encoding uncharacterized protein LOC144054277, with translation MDEDNPDFVPSVFTNVKSSLRPKNQRRRVGRNRRKGHWHRSKNKERNSESEEAPIEDEEPEIQQPEVQQPEVQQPSVETTGSQPSQDVQTTACARTEEALTEETKSDTEMKEIPPASFEKTPSPVLKPSKNSPVVLLKHIVAPTGAYLCELCNENFSTVAQLVKHKLEHEGQRSPIGGDVQEKIPAGVLAEPDEPSFPCNICDRTFNDRHRLKRHKLLHMRDVRKCQTCGVLFCQQHRRALLVAQPVITSECDDVCSASECDDVCPVTKSGYVLEPGEVVKPLEDFHTSWAFIPLLGNPTFQNGEPQASASDSEPQLLDEMPPPHPTPFIHIRPKTKPSDVSASEAQKAEKSEALRRARPHQSPKLPPALRMFSPQFLTSAFFEVQRNYEYILGKGPDVPIEIDVKIEPRETVPDLPADVPDEEPEVKEPTAFDLQIVL, from the exons ATGGATGAAGACAATCCCGACTTTGTGCCTTCAGTGTTTACAAATGTGAAGAGCAGTCTACGCCCCAAGAACCAACGTAGAAG GGTTGGCAGAAACCGTAGAAAAGGCCACTGGCACCgcagcaaaaacaaagagcGCAACAGCGAGTCAGAGGAAGCGCCGATCGAAGATGAGGAGCCCGAAATTCAGCAGCCCGAAGTTCAGCAGCCCGAAGTTCAGCAGCCCTCCGTGGAAACTACTGGAAGCCAACCTTCACAAGACGTACAGACCACAGCATGTGCAAGG ACAGAAGAAGCTTTGACCGAGGAAACCAAGAGTGacactgaaatgaaagaaatcccCCCCGCTTCTTTTGAGAAAACTCCGTCACCCGTATTGAAACCGTCAAAAAACAGCCCTGTGGTGCTCCTCAAGCACATCGTGGCTCCAACGGGCGCTTACCTGTGCGAGCTGTGCAATGAAAACTTCTCCACGGTCGCACAGCTGGTCAAACATAAACTTGAGCACGAAGGACAAAGGTCGCCCATCGGCGGCGACGTCCAGGAGAAGATCCCCGCCGGAGTTTTGGCGGAGCCAGACGAGCCTTCCTTCCCGTGCAACATTTGCGATCGAACGTTCAATGACCGCCATCGCTTGAAGCGCCACAAACTGCTCCACATGAGAGACGTTAGGAAGTGCCAGACGTGCGGCGTGCTGTTCTGTCAGCAGCACAGACGCGCGCTGTTGGTGGCGCAGCCTGTCATCACCAGCGAGTGCGACGACGTCTGTTCCGCCAGCGAGTGCGACGACGTTTGTCCTGTCACCAAGTCGGGGTACGTACTAGAGCCGGGCGAGGTTGTGAAGCCGCTGGAAGACTTCCACACTTCCTGGGCTTTCATCCCCCTGCTCGGAAACCCCACTTTTCAAAACGGTGAACCCCAAGCGTCAGCCTCAGACTCGGAACCGCAACTTTTGGACGAAATGCCGCCACCGCACCCCACTCCTTTCATTCACATCCGTCCGAAAACCAAGCCCTCTGACGTCAGCGCTTCCGAAGCACAAAAAGCGGAGAAGTCTGAAGCCTTAAGGAGAGCCCGCCCACATCAATCTCCAAAACTGCCTCCGGCACTCCGGATGTTTTCTCCACAGTTCCTCACCTCAGCATTTTTCGAGGTTCAAAGAAACTACGAGTATATATTGGGCAAAGGACCGGATGTCCCGATTGAGATTGATGTAAAAATTGAGCCACGGGAAACGGTGCCAGATCTTCCTGCAGACGTGCCAGATGAGGAGCCGGAAGTCAAGGAACCAACTGCTTTTGATCTGCAGATTGTGCTCTAA